The nucleotide window GCAGCAGAGCGTTCGGACTTACTCCGTTTTGAGGCCGCGGCATGAGCCTGACGTGAGAGCGCGGTGTGGGAAGCCGCAGCAGTGCTTTCTTTCTTCAAAGCCTTCTCTCTTGCCTCTGAACGTTTTTTTGAAATCGGTTCATGCTTCTGACCTTTTTCATAGGCCCGTTCTGCACTTTTCCGGGTCTTTTCAGATACGGTCCCGGCTTTCGGAGGTTTTAGTTTTACTCCTGCGCGACGGGCTTCTGACAGGCCTATTGCAATAGCTTGTTTCGCCGATCTCGCTCCATGCTCACCTCTACGAATTTTTTTTATCTCCTCGTGTACAAATTCACCCGCTTGTGTGCTGGGAGATTTCCCCTCACGTTTTGCTTTTTTTGCTCGTTCAATTGTTTTCTTTTCTGGCATAAAATAACTTTTTTATATGGTAAAAGTATAAAAGCGCCCCAGTCAGTCGGAATCTCTGTGTATTACTCAGTTCGTC belongs to Chitinophaga sp. HK235 and includes:
- a CDS encoding DUF6496 domain-containing protein → MPEKKTIERAKKAKREGKSPSTQAGEFVHEEIKKIRRGEHGARSAKQAIAIGLSEARRAGVKLKPPKAGTVSEKTRKSAERAYEKGQKHEPISKKRSEAREKALKKESTAAASHTALSRQAHAAASKRSKSERSAAAKKAAKTRARKTTSKV